A stretch of Helicobacter pylori oki112 DNA encodes these proteins:
- the radA gene encoding DNA repair protein RadA: MAKKTSLFECQHCGFTSPKWLGKCIQCNAWESFIELNKAQKEVLNTLKNPIPKVQKSVSIAAIEHEEVVKFSSTQSELDIVLGGGIAKGGLYLVGGSPGVGKSTLLLKVASGLAKNQQKVLYVSGEESLSQIKMRAIRLDCIEKELYLLNEINWPVIKANIESENYFACVIDSIQTLYSPEISSAPGSISQVREITFELMRLAKTRDIAIFIIGHITKEGSIAGPRVLEHMVDSVLYFEGDPSRELRILRSFKNRFGPTSEIGLFEMKEQGLVSAKEASSLFFSKEEPMEGSAITITLEGSRALILEIQALVSECSFGAPKRLANGFDTNRLNMLIALLEKKLEIPLNRHDVFINVSGGIKISEPACDLAVIASILSSFKNRKIDNKTAFLGEVSLNGRILEAPNLNARLKEMENYGFLKAILPKKPSQKTSIKCYEANAVGKIVEWM, encoded by the coding sequence CCCAAAAGGAAGTTTTAAACACGCTTAAAAATCCGATCCCAAAAGTGCAAAAAAGCGTTTCTATCGCTGCAATTGAGCATGAAGAAGTGGTGAAGTTTTCTTCTACTCAAAGCGAATTGGATATTGTCTTAGGTGGGGGGATCGCTAAAGGGGGGTTGTATTTAGTGGGGGGGAGTCCTGGGGTAGGCAAATCCACTCTGCTTTTAAAAGTGGCTTCTGGCTTAGCCAAAAACCAGCAAAAGGTTTTGTATGTGAGCGGGGAAGAGAGCTTGAGCCAGATTAAAATGCGCGCCATTAGATTGGATTGCATAGAAAAAGAATTGTATCTGCTCAATGAAATCAATTGGCCTGTGATTAAGGCTAATATAGAAAGCGAAAATTATTTTGCTTGCGTGATTGATTCCATCCAAACGCTTTATTCGCCAGAGATTTCTTCAGCGCCCGGCTCTATTTCGCAAGTGCGAGAGATCACTTTTGAGCTCATGCGTTTGGCCAAAACAAGAGATATTGCTATTTTTATCATCGGTCATATCACTAAAGAAGGGAGCATCGCAGGGCCTAGAGTGCTAGAGCATATGGTGGATAGCGTGCTGTATTTTGAGGGCGATCCCAGTAGGGAATTAAGGATTTTAAGGAGTTTTAAAAACCGCTTTGGCCCTACGAGTGAAATCGGCTTGTTTGAGATGAAAGAGCAGGGTTTGGTGAGCGCTAAAGAAGCTTCAAGCTTGTTTTTTTCCAAAGAAGAGCCTATGGAGGGGAGTGCGATCACCATCACTTTAGAAGGCTCAAGGGCGTTGATTTTAGAAATCCAGGCGTTGGTGAGCGAGTGCAGTTTCGGAGCGCCCAAACGATTAGCAAACGGGTTTGACACCAACCGCCTTAACATGCTCATCGCTTTATTAGAAAAAAAGCTAGAAATCCCCTTAAACCGTCATGATGTGTTCATCAATGTGAGCGGAGGGATTAAGATTAGCGAGCCGGCTTGCGATTTAGCGGTCATTGCCAGTATCCTTTCAAGCTTTAAAAACAGAAAAATTGACAATAAAACGGCGTTTTTGGGCGAAGTGAGTTTGAATGGCAGGATTTTAGAAGCCCCCAATTTGAACGCTAGATTAAAAGAAATGGAAAATTACGGCTTTTTAAAAGCCATTTTGCCTAAAAAACCCAGCCAAAAAACCTCGATCAAATGCTATGAAGCCAATGCGGTGGGCAAGATTGTTGAATGGATGTGA